From Streptomyces sp. TLI_235, a single genomic window includes:
- a CDS encoding PiT family inorganic phosphate transporter has protein sequence MDTAALIAVLGVAFFFTYTNGFHDSANAIATSVSTRALTPRAALAMAAVMNLAGAFLGSGVAKTVSSGIIETPSGSQGMAILFAALVGAITWNLTTWYFGLPSSSSHALFGGLVGAALAGGTGVIWSGVVDKIIIPMVVSPVVGLIGGFLVMLAILWVFRRANPHRAKRNFRVAQTASAAAMALAHGLQDAQKTMGIVVMALTISGHQTGSDIPIWVKVSCATMLSLGTYAGGWRIMRTLGRKIIELDPPQGFAAEATASSVMYITSFVYAAPISTTHVITSAIMGVGATKRIRAVRWGVAKNIVMGWFITMPAAALVAAAMYGIVDLLFL, from the coding sequence GTGGATACGGCAGCACTGATCGCCGTCCTCGGCGTGGCCTTCTTCTTCACCTACACCAACGGCTTCCACGACTCCGCGAACGCGATCGCCACCTCGGTCTCGACCCGGGCACTGACCCCGCGGGCGGCCCTGGCGATGGCCGCGGTCATGAACCTTGCGGGCGCCTTCCTCGGTTCGGGGGTGGCGAAGACGGTGTCCAGCGGCATCATCGAGACGCCCTCGGGCAGCCAGGGTATGGCGATCCTCTTCGCCGCGCTGGTGGGCGCGATCACCTGGAACCTGACCACCTGGTACTTCGGCCTTCCGTCCTCCTCCTCGCACGCGCTGTTCGGCGGCCTGGTGGGTGCGGCGCTGGCCGGCGGCACGGGGGTGATCTGGAGCGGCGTGGTCGACAAGATCATCATCCCGATGGTGGTCTCGCCGGTGGTCGGCCTGATCGGCGGCTTCCTGGTGATGCTGGCGATCCTGTGGGTCTTCCGCAGGGCCAACCCGCACCGCGCCAAGCGCAACTTCCGGGTGGCGCAGACCGCCTCGGCCGCCGCCATGGCCCTGGCCCACGGCCTGCAGGACGCCCAGAAGACCATGGGCATCGTGGTGATGGCGCTCACCATCTCCGGCCACCAGACCGGCAGCGACATCCCGATCTGGGTGAAGGTCTCCTGCGCGACGATGCTGTCGCTGGGCACCTACGCGGGCGGCTGGCGGATCATGCGGACCCTCGGCCGGAAGATCATCGAGCTCGACCCGCCGCAGGGCTTCGCCGCCGAGGCCACCGCGTCGAGCGTCATGTACATCACCTCGTTCGTCTACGCGGCGCCGATCTCCACCACGCATGTGATCACCTCGGCGATCATGGGTGTGGGTGCCACCAAGCGGATCCGCGCGGTCCGCTGGGGTGTCGCCAAGAACATCGTGATGGGCTGGTTCATCACCATGCCGGCCGCCGCCCTGGTGGCCGCGGCGATGTACGGCATCGTGGATCTGCTCTTCCTCTGA
- a CDS encoding phosphate ABC transporter ATP-binding protein (PhoT family) codes for MAKRIDVSGLSAYYGATRAIEDISMTIEPRSVTAFIGPSGCGKSTFLRTLNRMHEVIPGARVEGKVMLDDENLYATNIDPVAVRRSIGMVFQRPNPFPTMSIYDNVVAGLKLAGVRKKSVLDGVAEKSLKGANLWNEVKDRLNKPGAGLSGGQQQRLCIARAIAVEPQVLLMDEPCSALDPISTLAIEDLIGELKSQYTIVIVTHNMQQAARVSDRTAFFNLAGVGQPGKLIELDDTQRIFSNPSVQATEDYISGRFG; via the coding sequence ATGGCCAAGCGCATCGACGTCAGCGGACTGTCCGCCTACTACGGAGCCACCCGCGCCATCGAGGACATCTCGATGACCATCGAGCCCCGCTCCGTGACGGCCTTCATCGGCCCGTCCGGCTGCGGCAAGTCCACCTTCCTGCGGACCCTCAACCGCATGCACGAGGTCATCCCTGGCGCCCGCGTCGAGGGCAAGGTGATGCTCGACGACGAGAACCTGTACGCCACCAACATCGACCCGGTCGCCGTGCGCCGCTCGATCGGCATGGTGTTCCAGCGGCCGAACCCCTTCCCGACCATGTCGATCTACGACAACGTGGTGGCCGGCCTCAAGCTCGCCGGCGTGCGGAAGAAGTCCGTGCTGGACGGCGTCGCGGAGAAGTCCCTCAAGGGCGCCAACCTCTGGAACGAGGTCAAGGACCGGCTCAACAAGCCCGGCGCCGGCCTCTCCGGCGGCCAGCAGCAGCGCCTGTGCATCGCCCGCGCCATCGCGGTCGAGCCCCAGGTCCTGCTGATGGACGAGCCCTGCTCCGCGCTCGACCCGATCTCCACCCTCGCCATCGAGGACCTGATCGGCGAGCTGAAGTCCCAGTACACGATCGTCATCGTGACCCACAACATGCAGCAGGCGGCCCGCGTCTCGGACCGCACCGCCTTCTTCAACCTGGCCGGCGTCGGCCAGCCGGGCAAGCTGATCGAGCTGGACGACACCCAGCGGATCTTCTCCAACCCGTCCGTCCAGGCGACCGAGGACTACATCTCCGGCCGCTTCGGCTGA
- a CDS encoding phosphate ABC transporter membrane protein 2 (PhoT family): MSTATIIADSAPQLRRSLTTARLPKWAPAGVAALSIGLGCAIGAGAGLASHLQWGLIAAALFVVLSYSLSARVEGRRQAKDRLATAVVWVAFILAVVPLAALTFYTVQQGLEVLDANFLTHSMKNVISSGPGGGIYHALIGTLEQVLLATLIAAPIGLLTAVYLVEYGRGQLAKWVTFFVDVMTGVPSIVAGLFILSLWNIMLGFDYSGFSGSLALAILMMPVVVRSTEEMLRLVPNELREASYALGVPKWKTIIRIVLPTAIGGITTGVMLAVARITGETAPVMMLVFGADAINGDPFNGPQQSLPLYIWQQYSMVNNDFGYARAWGAALVLIFFVMGLNLIARGIARWRSPKGGH, from the coding sequence ATGAGCACCGCGACCATTATTGCGGACTCGGCTCCGCAGCTGCGCCGCAGCCTCACCACCGCCCGCCTCCCGAAGTGGGCGCCGGCCGGCGTCGCCGCCCTCTCCATCGGTCTCGGCTGCGCCATCGGCGCCGGCGCCGGACTCGCCAGCCACCTGCAGTGGGGTCTGATCGCCGCCGCGCTCTTCGTGGTGCTGAGCTACTCGCTCTCCGCCCGCGTCGAGGGCCGCCGCCAGGCCAAGGACCGGCTCGCCACCGCGGTGGTCTGGGTCGCGTTCATCCTGGCCGTCGTGCCGCTGGCCGCGCTGACCTTCTACACCGTGCAGCAGGGCCTGGAAGTGCTGGACGCCAACTTCCTCACCCACTCCATGAAGAACGTGATCTCCTCCGGCCCCGGCGGCGGCATCTACCACGCGCTGATCGGCACCCTGGAGCAGGTCCTGCTGGCCACCCTGATCGCGGCCCCGATCGGTCTGCTGACCGCCGTCTACCTCGTCGAGTACGGTCGCGGCCAGCTCGCCAAATGGGTCACCTTCTTCGTCGACGTCATGACGGGTGTTCCGTCGATCGTCGCCGGTCTGTTCATCCTCTCGCTCTGGAACATCATGCTCGGGTTCGACTACTCGGGCTTCTCCGGCAGTCTCGCGCTGGCCATCCTGATGATGCCGGTCGTCGTGCGCTCCACCGAGGAGATGCTCCGCCTCGTCCCGAACGAGCTGCGGGAGGCCTCGTACGCCCTCGGCGTGCCGAAGTGGAAGACCATCATCCGGATCGTGCTGCCGACCGCGATCGGCGGCATCACCACCGGTGTGATGCTGGCCGTCGCCCGCATCACCGGCGAGACCGCGCCGGTCATGATGCTGGTCTTCGGTGCAGACGCCATCAACGGCGACCCGTTCAACGGACCGCAGCAGTCGCTGCCGCTCTACATCTGGCAGCAGTACTCGATGGTCAACAACGACTTCGGCTACGCCCGCGCCTGGGGCGCCGCGCTGGTGCTGATCTTCTTCGTGATGGGGCTCAACCTCATCGCGCGGGGCATCGCACGCTGGCGCTCGCCCAAGGGCGGACACTGA
- a CDS encoding phosphate ABC transporter membrane protein 1 (PhoT family), with translation MTSSPPAATRGRARRSRSDSRLGDSIFFNLSRGSGILLLVIMAAIAGFLAYRSGIALSKDEGNFLTTFEWNPDAPKPVFGIAVLAFGTIVSAVIAMVIAVPVAVGIALFISHYAPRRIAQPFAYLVDLLAAVPSIVYGLWGVLFLVPHMDGMTAWMDQYLGWTYVFDQTQPGVTPRNLFTVGILLAIMVLPIITAVSREVFRQVPRMHEEAALALGATRWEMVRTAVLPFGRPGIISASMLGLGRALGETIAVAIVLSANSVLSLHVLDPGGGTFAQNIALKFNEAQPFGRDALMASGLVLFVITLLVNGAARLIIARRKEYSGANA, from the coding sequence ATGACTTCATCCCCCCCTGCCGCCACACGGGGCAGGGCCCGCCGCAGCCGGAGCGACAGCCGGCTCGGCGACAGCATCTTCTTCAACCTCTCCCGAGGGTCGGGCATCCTGCTGCTGGTCATCATGGCCGCGATCGCAGGCTTCCTCGCCTACCGCTCGGGCATCGCGCTGTCCAAGGACGAGGGCAACTTCCTCACCACCTTCGAGTGGAACCCGGACGCGCCCAAGCCGGTCTTCGGTATCGCCGTCCTCGCCTTCGGCACCATCGTCAGCGCCGTGATCGCCATGGTGATCGCCGTGCCGGTCGCCGTCGGCATCGCGCTGTTCATCTCGCACTACGCGCCGCGCCGCATCGCGCAGCCCTTCGCCTACCTGGTCGACCTGCTCGCCGCGGTGCCCAGCATCGTCTACGGCCTGTGGGGCGTGCTGTTCCTCGTCCCGCACATGGACGGCATGACCGCGTGGATGGACCAGTACCTCGGCTGGACCTACGTCTTCGACCAGACCCAGCCCGGCGTCACCCCGCGCAACCTGTTCACCGTCGGCATCCTGCTGGCGATCATGGTCCTGCCGATCATCACCGCGGTCAGCCGCGAGGTCTTCCGGCAGGTCCCGCGGATGCACGAGGAGGCGGCCCTCGCCCTCGGTGCCACCCGCTGGGAGATGGTCCGCACCGCGGTGCTGCCCTTCGGCCGCCCCGGCATCATCTCCGCCTCGATGCTCGGCCTCGGCCGCGCCCTCGGCGAGACCATCGCGGTCGCCATCGTGCTCTCCGCCAACAGCGTGCTCTCGCTGCACGTCCTGGACCCCGGCGGCGGCACCTTCGCGCAGAACATCGCGCTCAAGTTCAACGAGGCCCAGCCGTTCGGCCGTGACGCCCTCATGGCCTCCGGCCTGGTCCTCTTCGTGATCACCCTGCTGGTGAACGGCGCCGCCCGACTGATCATCGCGCGCCGCAAGGAGTACTCGGGGGCCAACGCATGA
- a CDS encoding phosphate transport system substrate-binding protein has product MKLQRNGSKALAIGAMALVGSLSLAACGTDDNSTSSTGSSAAASGAAPAAQIACGKGGQLLGAGSTAQTNAVDVWKAAFGSACSGSTITYGGGGSGAGVQQFNQGKVAFAGSDSALKPAEVDASKQVCTGGQGVNLPMVGGLISIVFNVENVDKLVLDGQTVAKIFDSQITKWNDPAIAALNPGVTLPDAPIQAIHRSDDSGTTANLTGYLAKASNGAWTYPASKTWAGKGGQSANGSAGVSAQVKQVKNSISYVELSYAQTNSLKSAAINTGAAKPVEATAENAATTFAKAKIAGTGSDLALSLDYATKDEGAYPIVLVTYEIVCDKGNKAESLDTLKSFLTYTISDAGQQAIGAKGYVPLPKELASKVQAVIPTLA; this is encoded by the coding sequence GTGAAGCTCCAGCGAAACGGCTCCAAGGCCCTCGCCATCGGTGCCATGGCGCTCGTCGGCTCGCTGTCGCTCGCGGCCTGCGGTACGGACGACAACTCGACCAGCAGCACGGGCAGCAGCGCTGCGGCCTCCGGCGCGGCCCCGGCCGCGCAGATCGCCTGCGGCAAGGGCGGCCAGCTGCTGGGTGCGGGTTCGACCGCCCAGACCAACGCGGTCGACGTGTGGAAGGCCGCCTTCGGCTCCGCCTGCTCCGGCTCCACCATCACCTACGGCGGTGGCGGCTCCGGCGCCGGTGTGCAGCAGTTCAACCAGGGCAAGGTCGCCTTCGCCGGCTCCGACTCGGCCCTCAAGCCGGCCGAGGTCGACGCCTCGAAGCAGGTCTGCACCGGCGGCCAGGGCGTCAACCTGCCGATGGTCGGCGGCCTGATCTCGATCGTCTTCAACGTCGAGAACGTCGACAAGCTCGTCCTCGACGGCCAGACCGTCGCCAAGATCTTCGACTCGCAGATCACCAAGTGGAACGACCCGGCGATCGCCGCCCTCAACCCGGGTGTCACCCTGCCGGACGCGCCGATCCAGGCCATCCACCGCTCGGACGACTCCGGCACCACCGCGAACCTGACCGGCTACCTGGCCAAGGCCTCCAACGGCGCCTGGACCTACCCGGCCAGCAAGACCTGGGCGGGCAAGGGCGGCCAGTCCGCCAACGGCTCGGCCGGCGTCTCCGCGCAGGTCAAGCAGGTCAAGAACTCGATCAGCTACGTCGAGCTCTCCTACGCCCAGACCAACAGCCTGAAGAGCGCCGCCATCAACACGGGCGCCGCCAAGCCGGTCGAGGCCACCGCCGAGAACGCCGCCACCACCTTCGCCAAGGCGAAGATCGCCGGCACCGGCAGCGACCTGGCCCTGAGCCTCGACTACGCGACCAAGGACGAGGGCGCCTACCCGATCGTCCTGGTCACCTACGAGATCGTCTGCGACAAGGGCAACAAGGCCGAGAGCCTCGACACCCTGAAGTCCTTCCTCACCTACACCATCAGCGACGCCGGCCAGCAGGCCATCGGCGCCAAGGGCTACGTCCCGCTGCCGAAGGAGCTGGCCTCCAAGGTTCAGGCCGTCATCCCGACCCTGGCCTGA
- a CDS encoding 8-oxo-dGTP diphosphatase: MGDRLTAAQQRAANPFRDRLARRTRGGGAPARRAAAPGYGPTVLAAGGVLWVPGGPKKDGSGLKKPRIAVIHRPKYDDWSLPKGKLEPGEGWQAAALRELREETGMHCVLGPELPAQHYLVEGRPKEVRYWAAVPTGGSFTPGREVDRLEWLPPKKAKSRLTHIRDRALVDALLDMLDGARA, encoded by the coding sequence ATGGGCGACCGCCTGACCGCAGCGCAGCAGCGCGCCGCCAACCCCTTCCGAGACCGGCTCGCCCGGCGGACCAGGGGCGGCGGCGCGCCGGCCCGCCGGGCCGCGGCACCCGGCTACGGGCCGACCGTGCTGGCGGCCGGCGGGGTGCTGTGGGTGCCCGGAGGGCCGAAGAAGGACGGCAGCGGCCTGAAGAAGCCGCGGATCGCGGTGATCCACCGGCCGAAGTACGACGACTGGAGCCTGCCCAAGGGCAAGCTCGAACCCGGCGAGGGCTGGCAGGCGGCGGCGCTGCGCGAACTGCGCGAGGAGACCGGGATGCACTGCGTCCTCGGCCCGGAGCTGCCCGCGCAGCACTACCTGGTCGAAGGCCGGCCCAAGGAGGTGCGGTACTGGGCCGCGGTGCCGACCGGCGGTTCGTTCACCCCCGGGCGGGAGGTCGACCGGCTGGAATGGCTGCCCCCGAAGAAAGCGAAATCACGGCTCACCCACATCCGGGACCGCGCGCTGGTGGATGCGCTGCTGGACATGCTGGACGGCGCGCGCGCCTGA
- a CDS encoding CHAD domain-containing protein: MTDSPMTAPAAPSASAGEVLSGYLTTQAGAFLRALPQAVGEAGSRPGSLPASAAGADDLLRAVRRIGGALHTFEAAFESGWAGELRTELAWLLDLLGREPGYRRRSSRLLAALDSLSDTGADTPGMLAGHAGAPKARALLERQLTLARTRAHTALLQELRTARLHALADRMTLLSGEVPLLDATAGRDGSVLTRQAAAALGALAAGTERLPLARAVQPYGGDGLHRLAVLPAARGASPVADADALLAADDEPWHRVRVLVKRARYALEVCAVPTAELDRLDEVLDRHRDASDAAATASTAARTPRITPATAYVLGVVHADQRLEVEAARYAFGHQWPKLPHHGWHEWATA; this comes from the coding sequence ATGACCGATTCGCCGATGACGGCCCCGGCGGCGCCGAGCGCGTCCGCGGGGGAAGTCCTCTCCGGCTACCTCACGACCCAGGCCGGCGCGTTCCTGCGCGCGCTGCCGCAGGCGGTGGGCGAGGCCGGGTCGAGACCGGGCTCGCTCCCGGCCTCGGCGGCGGGTGCGGACGACCTCCTGCGCGCCGTCCGGCGGATCGGCGGCGCCCTGCACACCTTCGAGGCCGCCTTCGAGTCCGGCTGGGCCGGCGAGCTGCGGACCGAGCTGGCCTGGCTGCTCGACCTGCTCGGCCGCGAGCCGGGTTACCGGCGCCGCTCCTCCCGGCTGCTCGCCGCGCTGGACTCGCTCAGCGACACCGGCGCCGACACGCCCGGCATGCTCGCCGGCCACGCCGGCGCGCCCAAGGCCCGCGCCCTCCTGGAGCGCCAGCTCACCCTCGCCCGCACCCGGGCGCACACCGCCCTGCTGCAGGAGCTGCGGACGGCCCGGCTGCACGCGCTGGCCGACCGGATGACCCTGCTGAGCGGCGAGGTGCCGCTGCTGGACGCGACCGCCGGGCGGGACGGCAGCGTGCTGACCCGGCAGGCCGCCGCGGCGCTCGGCGCGCTCGCCGCCGGGACGGAGCGGCTGCCGCTGGCCCGCGCCGTCCAGCCGTACGGCGGGGACGGTCTGCACCGGCTCGCGGTGCTGCCCGCGGCCCGCGGCGCCTCCCCCGTCGCGGACGCCGACGCGCTGCTCGCCGCGGACGACGAGCCCTGGCACCGGGTCCGGGTGCTGGTGAAGCGTGCCCGGTACGCCCTGGAGGTGTGCGCGGTGCCCACCGCGGAGCTCGACCGGCTGGACGAGGTCCTCGACCGCCACCGCGACGCCTCCGACGCCGCCGCCACCGCCTCGACCGCGGCCCGCACGCCGAGGATCACGCCGGCGACCGCGTACGTGCTCGGAGTGGTGCATGCTGATCAGCGACTGGAGGTGGAGGCGGCCCGGTACGCCTTCGGCCACCAGTGGCCGAAGCTCCCGCACCATGGATGGCATGAATGGGCGACCGCCTGA
- a CDS encoding polyphosphate kinase, with amino-acid sequence MTIPGPVSASSGAASGAATGAGSKQASKSRTRVPKATGPAAGDARPQAAAARSAGAAVAPAVAAALPTAITTALGAPVADEPGAVRVAPRSATASSTGGVHSALADIETEFGALPEGRFLDRERSWLAFNERVLELAEDPDIPLLERAKFLAIFASNLDEFFMVRVAGLKRRIATGVATRSASGLQPREVLDLIWRRARELMARHAASFQHEVLPDLAAEGIEVVRWPELAEKEQARLHTLFRQQIFPVLTPLAVDPAHPFPYISGLSLNLAVVVRNPVSGHKHFARVKVPQSLSRFLEASPQRYVPLEDVMGAHLEELFPGMEVLAHHAFRVTRNEDLEVEEDDAENILKALEKELMRRRFGPPVRLEVEESIDPYILDLLVRELNVTEAEVFPLPGPLDLTGLFGIADLDRPELKYPKFVAGTARGLTDVESASQPDIFAAMRERDVLLHHPYDSFSTSVQAFLEQAAADPHVLAIKQTLYRTSGDSPIVDALIDAAESGKQVLVLVEIKARFDEQANIKWARKLEESGCHVVYGLIGLKTHCKLSLVVRQEGEMLRRYAHVGTGNYHPKTARLYEDLGLLTADPQVGADLSDLFNRLSGYSRRESYRRLLTAPRGLRDGLVSRIHGEIAHHRAGRPAYVKIKVNSIVDETVIDALYRASQAGVPVEVWVRGICAIRPGVAGLSENVRVRSVLGRFLEHSRIFVFGNGGEPEVWFGSADMMHRNLDRRIEALVRVSDPAHRAELSGLLDLGVSDETESWHLGADGSWTRHSADAEGRPLQHVQDLFIASRKRHRNVSAGR; translated from the coding sequence ATGACCATCCCTGGCCCCGTCTCCGCCTCGTCCGGTGCGGCCTCCGGCGCCGCCACGGGTGCGGGCTCCAAGCAGGCGTCCAAGAGCCGTACCCGGGTACCGAAGGCGACCGGCCCGGCGGCGGGTGACGCCCGTCCGCAGGCCGCGGCGGCCCGCAGCGCCGGCGCGGCCGTGGCCCCGGCCGTTGCCGCCGCGCTGCCGACCGCCATCACCACCGCGCTCGGTGCCCCGGTCGCCGACGAGCCGGGCGCCGTGCGGGTGGCGCCCCGGTCGGCGACGGCCAGCTCCACGGGCGGCGTCCACTCCGCGCTGGCGGACATCGAGACCGAGTTCGGGGCACTGCCGGAGGGCCGGTTCCTCGACCGGGAGCGCAGCTGGCTCGCGTTCAACGAGCGGGTCCTGGAGCTCGCCGAGGACCCGGACATCCCGCTGCTGGAGCGGGCCAAGTTCCTGGCGATCTTCGCCAGCAACCTGGACGAGTTCTTCATGGTCCGGGTGGCCGGCCTCAAGCGGCGGATCGCGACCGGCGTGGCCACCCGCAGCGCGTCCGGCCTGCAGCCCCGCGAGGTGCTGGACCTGATCTGGCGGCGCGCGCGCGAGCTGATGGCCCGGCACGCGGCGTCCTTCCAGCACGAGGTGCTGCCCGACCTGGCCGCCGAGGGCATCGAGGTGGTGCGCTGGCCGGAGCTCGCGGAGAAGGAGCAGGCCCGGCTGCACACGCTGTTCCGGCAGCAGATCTTCCCGGTGCTGACCCCGCTGGCCGTCGACCCGGCGCACCCCTTCCCGTACATATCGGGGCTGAGCCTCAACCTGGCGGTCGTCGTGCGGAACCCGGTCTCCGGGCACAAGCACTTCGCCCGGGTGAAGGTCCCGCAGTCGCTCTCCCGCTTCCTGGAGGCGTCCCCGCAGCGGTACGTGCCGCTGGAGGACGTCATGGGCGCGCACCTCGAGGAGCTCTTCCCGGGCATGGAGGTGCTCGCGCACCACGCCTTCCGGGTCACCCGGAACGAGGACCTGGAGGTCGAGGAGGACGACGCCGAGAACATCCTCAAGGCGCTGGAGAAGGAGCTCATGCGGCGGCGCTTCGGTCCGCCGGTCCGCCTGGAGGTCGAGGAGTCGATCGACCCGTACATCCTCGACCTGCTGGTGCGCGAGCTGAACGTCACCGAGGCCGAGGTGTTCCCGCTGCCGGGGCCGCTGGACCTCACCGGGCTGTTCGGGATCGCCGACCTCGACCGGCCGGAGCTGAAGTACCCGAAGTTCGTGGCGGGCACCGCGCGCGGGCTGACCGACGTGGAGTCGGCGTCCCAGCCGGACATCTTCGCCGCGATGCGCGAGCGGGACGTGCTGCTGCACCACCCGTACGACAGCTTCTCGACCTCGGTGCAGGCCTTCCTGGAGCAGGCGGCGGCCGACCCGCACGTGCTGGCGATCAAGCAGACGCTGTACCGGACCTCCGGTGACTCGCCGATCGTCGACGCGCTGATCGACGCGGCCGAGTCCGGCAAGCAGGTGCTGGTCCTGGTGGAGATCAAGGCCCGCTTCGACGAGCAGGCCAACATCAAGTGGGCCCGCAAGCTGGAGGAGTCCGGCTGCCACGTGGTCTACGGCCTGATCGGGCTGAAGACGCACTGCAAGCTGTCGCTGGTCGTGCGGCAGGAGGGCGAGATGCTCCGCCGCTACGCGCACGTCGGCACCGGCAACTACCACCCGAAGACCGCCCGGCTCTACGAGGACCTCGGCCTGCTGACCGCCGACCCGCAGGTCGGCGCCGACCTCTCGGACCTCTTCAACCGGCTGTCCGGGTACTCGCGCCGCGAGTCCTACCGCCGCCTGCTGACCGCGCCGCGCGGCCTGCGGGACGGCCTGGTCTCGCGGATCCACGGGGAGATCGCGCACCACCGGGCCGGCCGGCCGGCGTACGTGAAGATCAAGGTCAACTCGATCGTCGACGAGACGGTGATCGACGCGCTGTACCGGGCCTCGCAGGCCGGCGTGCCGGTGGAGGTGTGGGTGCGCGGCATCTGCGCGATCCGCCCCGGCGTCGCCGGGCTGAGCGAGAACGTCCGGGTGCGCAGCGTGCTCGGCCGGTTCCTGGAGCACTCGCGGATCTTCGTGTTCGGCAACGGGGGCGAGCCCGAGGTGTGGTTCGGCAGCGCGGACATGATGCACCGCAACCTGGACCGCCGGATCGAGGCGCTGGTGCGGGTCTCCGACCCGGCGCACCGGGCGGAGCTGTCCGGGCTGCTCGACCTCGGGGTCTCCGACGAGACCGAGTCCTGGCACCTCGGCGCCGACGGGAGCTGGACGCGGCACTCGGCCGACGCGGAAGGCAGGCCGCTGCAGCACGTCCAGGATCTGTTCATCGCCTCGCGCAAGCGCCACCGGAACGTGTCCGCGGGCCGCTGA
- a CDS encoding mycothiol synthase, which translates to METTPTPPAGESIRAVSELTAEELFIARAVLTAAAVDDGREAVSEAGRLRLREGEGRPGVRHLLQTLGGRPAGYAQLESAGDGGFATAELAVHPEVRRRGLGGRLAEALLAEVPPAKAVDCWAHGGHPGAARLAERHGGELVRELRQMRRPAGGDVPEPVLPEGVELRTFRPGEDDAAWLRLNALAFAHHPEQGAWTEADLADRLAEPWFDPTGFFLAVRGGELVGFHWTKVHPDGLGEVYVVGVAPGEQGSGLGRALTAAGLRHLIRERGVPAVLLYVDADNPAAVRVYERLGFTVHEVDLMYRIQAGSKAGGSTPQG; encoded by the coding sequence ATGGAGACCACCCCGACGCCGCCCGCAGGCGAAAGCATCCGTGCCGTGTCCGAGCTGACCGCCGAGGAACTGTTCATCGCGCGGGCCGTCCTGACGGCGGCCGCCGTCGACGACGGCAGGGAGGCGGTGTCGGAGGCGGGCCGGCTGCGGCTCCGCGAGGGCGAAGGACGGCCGGGTGTGCGGCACCTGCTGCAGACACTCGGCGGCCGCCCGGCCGGGTACGCGCAGCTTGAGTCGGCGGGTGACGGCGGTTTCGCGACCGCCGAACTCGCCGTCCACCCCGAGGTGCGGAGGCGTGGCCTCGGCGGCCGGCTGGCCGAGGCCCTGCTGGCGGAGGTCCCGCCCGCGAAGGCGGTGGACTGCTGGGCGCACGGCGGCCACCCGGGTGCCGCCCGTCTGGCGGAGCGGCACGGGGGTGAGCTGGTCCGCGAGCTGAGGCAGATGCGCCGGCCGGCGGGCGGCGACGTGCCGGAGCCGGTGCTGCCGGAAGGTGTCGAGCTCCGAACCTTCCGCCCGGGCGAGGACGACGCCGCCTGGCTGCGGCTGAACGCGCTGGCCTTCGCGCACCACCCCGAGCAGGGTGCGTGGACGGAGGCGGACCTCGCCGACCGGCTGGCCGAGCCCTGGTTCGACCCGACGGGCTTCTTCCTGGCGGTCCGTGGCGGCGAGCTCGTCGGCTTCCACTGGACGAAGGTGCACCCCGACGGCCTGGGCGAGGTGTACGTGGTCGGAGTGGCCCCCGGTGAGCAGGGCAGCGGGCTGGGTCGGGCGCTCACCGCCGCCGGTCTGCGGCACCTGATCCGCGAGCGCGGGGTGCCGGCCGTCCTTCTCTATGTGGACGCTGACAATCCGGCCGCTGTGCGGGTATATGAACGATTGGGCTTCACCGTCCACGAGGTGGACCTGATGTACCGCATCCAGGCGGGGAGCAAGGCCGGTGGTTCGACCCCACAGGGGTGA